The Planctellipticum variicoloris DNA window CGGCGTGCCACTCGATCACGAACTGCAACAGCACGCGGGGCAATGCGGACTTTACGATCGAGGAGCCCGAGCACTACCCGTTCGCCTACAGCGAGAATCCGCTGCTGCAGTGGATCAACAATCAGCTTGTGAAGGCGAAGCCGGAAGTTCACAAGAAGACGTTCCTGAAGGATTTTCACAAGTCGGCGGAGTTCTGCTCGACGTGCCACAAAGTGCATCTGCCGTACGAGCTGACGCACTACAAGGAATTCCTCCGCGGGCAGAATCACTACGATCCGTATCTGCTGAGCGGCGTGTCGGGTCACGGGGCGCGGAGCTTTTACTATCCGGAAAAGGCGGCGAAGAACTGCGCGGACTGTCATATGCCGTTGCAGCCTTCGAAGGACTTCGGGGCGCAGTTCTTTGCGGGGGCCGAGAAGGCCAGCATTCACAATCACATGTTTCCGGGGGCGAATACCGGGCTGGCCTGGCTGAAGGAAGCCGGGGACGCGGAGAAGGTCCATACGGACTTCCTGAAGGGGAAACTGCGAGTCGACATTTTCGGGGTGCGCGACGGGGGAGGGATCGACGGGGAACTGCATGCACCGCTGCGGCCGGACGTTCCGGAGCTGGAACCGGGGAAGGCGTACTTGCTGGAGACGGTGATCCGCACGCTGAAGATGGGACATCTCTTTACACAGGGAACTGCCGATTCCAATGAAGTCTGGATGGACGTCACCGTGACCAGCAACGGCACGGTGATCGGTCGCAACGGGGGGATCAGTGCGGAGAGCGAAGTCGATCCCTGGTCGCATTTCGTGAACGTGTTCATGCTCGATAAGGACGGGAACCGGATCGACCGGAGGAACCCGCAGGACATTTTCGTTCCGCTCTATAACAACCAGATCCCGCCGGGAGCGGGCCAGACGGTCCATTACGGGCTGCAGTTGCCGGAGCAGCTCGACGGACCGGTGACGGTCGAAGTGAAGCTGCAGTATCGCAAGTTCGACAAGCCGTACATGGATTTTGTGACGAAGAACGCGAAACCGGGGGACAAGCCGATCCGGGGCTACGAACCCGGAAAGCCGTACTTGAACACGTTGCCGGTCATCACGCTCGCCGAGGACCGCGTCACGTTTCCGGTGAAGGGGGTGACGACTGCGGCGGAAAATCCGAAGGTCGAATTCCCGCTGTGGCAGCGATGGAATGATTACGGGATCGGCCTGCTGCTGAAGGGGAGGGCCGAGTTGCGGCAGGCGGAGCAGGCGTTTCTGGAGGTGGAAAAGCTCAAACGGTTCGACGGGCCGCTGAACCTGGGGCGGGTCTATTTCCAGGAAGGGCGGCTGGACGACGCGACCGCGGCGGTGATCCGGGCGGCGGCGTTCACGGAACCTGCGGCGCCTCCCTGGACGCTGGCCTGGCTGTCGGGGCTGGTCAATCTGCAGCAGGGTCGGCTGAAGGAGGCCGAGCAGAATTTCCGGAAGGTGCTGGAAGACCGCACGCCCGAGATGGAGAAACGGGGGTTCGATTTCAGCAAGGATTACGAGGTGATCAACCTGCTGGGGCAGACGCTGTTTGAACAAGCCAAGCAACTGCGGGATGTGAGCCGGAAGAGCGACAAGGACAAGTTGCTGAACGCGGCGGCGGAACAGTTCCAGAAGACGCTGGCGCTCGATTCCGAGAACGTGACGGCCCACTATCAACTGCAGTTACTGTATGCGGCGCTGGGGAATGCGGAGAAGTCCGCCGAGCACCGCGCGCTGCATGCGAAGTATAAGCCGGACGACAACGCCCGGGATCGGGCGTTTGCGCTCGCCCGCCAGAAGTATCCGGCGGCGAATCATGCCGCGGAGGCGGTAGTGATCTATCCGCTGCATCGCGACGGTGCTCCGGGACTGGCCGCTCAGCCGGCCGCACTCAATACAGGTAAGACCGCACAGAACGGAGGCGTTCGATGACCGGCGAACCGCTCGAAGAGGAAGAACGGGACGATGCCGTGATCGGCCAGGCGCTGATCTGGTCGGGCATCGTGCTGACGGGGGCGGCCACGATCGGACTGATCGCGGCCGCCGTGTGGCTGCTGCGGCCCGCCCCGGAATTCGAGCTGGCGGCGCCGGCCGTGGCCCCGGAAGTTCGCGAGACGGCGGGCGTCGAGGTTCCCCGTCTGCCATTTACGGACGTTACGGAGTCTTCCGGACTCGTCTGGAAGTTCGAGAATGGCGCGGCGGGCGAAAAGCTGCTGCCGGAGACGATGGGAGGGGGCGTCGCCTTCCTGGATTTCGACGGCGACGACGACGCGGACATTCTGCTGGTGAACTCCAGCCGCTGGCCGTGGGACGAACGACCGGCTCCAGCCGCGCCTCCGACGATGGGGCTGTTTCGCAACGACGGCCAGGGGAACTTTGCCGACGCCACGCAGGAGGCCGGGCTGGCGGTGACGTTCTACGGGCAGGGGGTGGCTGTGGGGGATTATGACAACGATGGCGACCCGGATCTGTTCTTCTCGGCGGTAGGAACGAATCACCTGTTCCGCAACGACGGCGGCAAGTATGTCGAGGTCACGGGAGACGCGGGGCTGGCGGGCGATCCTGCCCAGTGGAGCACGAGCTGCGGCTGGTTCGACTACGACCGCGACGGAGATCTCGACCTGTTCGTGGTGAATTACGTGAGATGGACGCGCGAGTTCGACGCGTCCCAGGACTTTCAGCTCACCGGGGGCGGGCGGGCGTATGGCCGGCCGCAGAATTTTCCCGGGACGTTTCCGTACCTCTATCGCAATGACGGGGGGGGCAAGTTCGCGGAGGTGGGCGAGGCCGCGGGACTGCACGTCAAGAATCCGTCCACCGGCGTCCCGGCGGGGAAGTCGCTGGGAGTGACATTTGCAGACTTTGATGCGGATGGCTGGCTGGATGTGATGGTCGCGAACGACACCGTGCAGAACTTTTTGTTTCATAACCGGAAGGACGGCACGTTCGAGGAATGCGCGACGCTGTGCGGCGTGGCGTTCGACAACGACGGCAACGCCCGCGGTGCGATGGGACTCGACACGGCTCATTTCCGCAATTCGGCGGAGATCGGGATTGCGATCGGCAACTTTGCGAATGAGATGTCGGCCCTGTATGTCTCCAGCGAGCCGACGCTGCAGTTTACCGACGAGGCAATTTCGACGGGGCTGGGACCGCAGACGCGGCTGGAACTGACTTTCGGCACGGTGTTCTGCGACCTCGATCTCGACGGGCGGCTGGACCTCGTCTCGGCGAACGGGCATCTGGAGGAAGACATCAACAAGGTTCAGCCGAGCCAGTTCTACGAACAACCGCCGCACTTCTTCTGGAACTGCGGGCCGGAGCAGTCGACCGAGTTCGTGCCGATTCCTCCGGACAAGACGACCGAAGATGCGTACCGGCGGATGGTCGGGCGGGGCGCGGCGTTTGCGGATGTCGACGGCGACGGCGACCTGGATCTTCTGTTCGGGTCTTCCGGCGGATCTCCCCGGCTGCTGCGGAACGATCAGCGGCTCGAGAACCACTGGCTGCGGGTCAAGTTGCGCGGCGCCACCTGCAACCGGGACGCGATCGGGGCGCAACTGGAACTGCAGCTCGCCGAGCGCAAGGAATTCGCCCAGGTGATGCCGACGCGGAGTTACCTGTCGCAGGTGGAGCCCGTCGTGACGTTCGGACTCGGGACGGCGGATCGCGTCGAGCAGCTCCGGATCGTCTGGCCCGACGGACGGACGTCGCTGCACAAGGATCTGCCGACGGACCGACAGGTCGAGATCGCGCAGCCGGAGGGTTCCGTGGCGGCGGCTCCGCGCTGAAGGGAGGCCTGCAGCGGCTGCGCCGATCTGTTATCGTGTTCCGGTCCCCGCGACTTCGGGGGACTCGGACGCGCCGATCGAGCATTTCCCGAGGCCGCAGACGTGCAGTTGGGCGAGATCATTCCGGAGCTGGTTTTCGGGGGGCTGGTGGTCGCGGTGGCGATGGGACTGGCGGTCCATCAATGGCGAGCGTGGCGCCGCGACCGCGACGAGTTCGCTGATGACGCCGAGGCGGCCCGGCACTCGTGGCACACGCTGCGGCGCCGGCTGCAGGTGAGCGTGCTGCTGGCGGTGATTGGCGTGATGCTGCCGATCGGCGTCTGGCGGCCGCTGTTTCAGAAGCGGCTGCTGCTGTTCCTGGGGTACTGGCTGGCGGTGCTGCTGCTGATCTGCTGGGTCGTTCTGCTGGCGCTGGGGGACATGCTGGCGACGGCGGTTCATTCGCGGATGATCGACGGCCACTTGAACCGCGAGCGGCGGAAACTCGAAGAAGAGATCGAGCGCTACCGGCGCGAACAGGAGGGGGAATCGGCGCACGAGTGATCCGTCCGACTCAGGCCGCTTCTTCGCCGAGCTGATCGGGGTAGTCGTATTCTTCGAAGGCGAAGCGGAGCCTCTGGTAGACCCGCTGGCGGACATCGGGGGGGAGCGATGAGAACTTGTTCTTTTTGTAGCTCTGCAGTTCGGGGAGCTGGGCTCGGATGGCGGGTTCGACCCCTTCCCAGCCGGAGAACGAGAGCCCGTCGTACAGGCGGTGCATTTCGCCGACGGGGTCGGCTTCGAGGTCCTCGAACCGGAGCTCGTGCAAATTCCCCGGCGGAATCAGATGCTTGGTCGATTCGTAGCGGCGCAGACAGTGTTCCATCCAGTCGAGCGCGTCCTGCTCGATGTGAGACTCGTCGGGAACTGCCAGCGCGTTTTCGTGAAACAGCGTTCGCCGCAGGTGGACCGACGACTTATAGACTGCGTAGGGGTCGCGACGGATGTAGACGAATTTCGCGTCGGGGAAGAGCTCCAGGAGCAGTGGGACGCGAAACGTGTGGCTGGGGGATTTGAGGACGATCGGCTTGTCCGCCTTGATCGTCAACTTTTTGAGGAAGTAGAGGAACATCCGCTTCCAGAGGTCAAGCTCGTGGGGCGGGATCTCGCTCAGTTCGAGATACGGGTCCGTTTTCGCCCGGTCCGTGTTGTAGGCGAGCAGCAGGTAGGGGGAGAGGAGCGTCATCAGCAGCAGAGCGACTTCGTCCTCCTGCGGCAGCTTCCAGCCGGCGGCGACGTTGTCCATCGGGCGGGTTTTGGGAATCAGCGGTCCGGTGAGGGTCGAGACGACGGTCTCCGTCAGGAGGAAGTTCTGCGGAAACAGCGTCTGATAGAGATTGGGATAGGTGAACTGCGGATCGAGCGTCATCAGGTTGTGCAGCAGCGTCGTGCCGCTGCGCCAGTGCCCGAGGATGAATACGGGAGGGTGTTCGATGCGAGTCCGGGCGATCTTCCGGCCGTAGAGCAGTTGTTCGAGGAGGTTTGACGATGAGTTGAGGGCGCTCAGGCCGGTAATCGATCCGATGCGCAGCGCCTTTCGCCACGACAGCGGCGGATGCTGGCCCAGCAACTGCATCCAGCGGCCGAAGGAGAGGCCATGCCACATGCAGAAGAGCCCCTGGGGGGTCTGAGACGTCTTCGCCGGAGCCTCCCCCCGCGCGGCGCCTCGCTTCACGGTTTCGGTGATCGTCTCAGTCGCACTCATCCAGCTCACATTCCCGGCAAACTCACGTCTATTCTGTGCAGCCTCACCACTCAACGGGGCGGTTCCTCCGGACTCACTTCTATTATGTCGGGAATTCGACCCGTCCAGCAGGCCGAAAAACCAAGAAATCGGGGATCGAAGTGCGATCGGTCCGGAATTACTCCGGTCCAGTCGACTCCTCGGTCAGGCGCTGGCGGATGAAGGCCGCACGCATGACATTTCTTTCGGCCGATTCCAGCCGCTGGTGGCGGATTTTCTGCAGATGGGCGGGCTGGGTCTGAATGAACAGCTCGTTGACGTTCTGCATCTCAAGGTCGTCGATCAGCCCGAGATTGACCCCCAGGCGGACGCTCGACAGCAGATGCATGGTCTCTTCGGAACTGATCGTCTGCGCATTGCGGAGAATTCCGTACGCGCGGGAGACCTGGTCGTGGAGCCCCTGTCGGTTTTCCTTGACCAGCGCCTGACGGACACGGCGTTCGTAGGACAGGATGTTCGGAATCACGTCCTTGACGGTTGCGATCAGTTGCTCTTCGCTCTTGCCCAGCGTGACCTGATTCGAGATCTGGTAGAAGTCGCCCATGGCCTGGCTGCCTTCGCCGTAGAGGCCGCGGACCGCGAGGCCGATTTTCTGCAGCGCCTGAAAAACTTTGCTGATTTCCTTGGTGATGACCAGCGCGGGAAGATGCAGCAGGACGCTGACGCGGATGCCGGTGCCGCAGTTGGTGGGGCAGGCCGTCAGATAGCCGAGTTGTTCGCTGAAGGCGTAGGTCACGTCGGCTTCGAGGGCGTCGTCGAGCCGGTCGATTTCCTGCCAGCATTCGTCGAGCGCCAAGCCGCTGCGGAGAACCTGCATCCGCAGGTGGTCTTCCTCGTTGACCATCACGCTGACATTTTCTTCATCGCTGACGGCGACGCCGCGATGAGTGCGTTCGTCGGAGTGTTCGCGACTGATGAGCTGTCGCTCGACGAGAAACTGACGGTCGAGGGTTTCGAGCCCCGTCAGCGACAGGTAGTTGAGGCGACGCCCGGCGGGGCGATCCGTGAGGCGGCCGCGCAGGAGCAGTTCGACTTCGGCGCGCGCGGCGTCGTCGGCCCGGTTGGGGAACGGGAAGCTGGCCAGATTGCGAGCCAGTCGAATGCGGCTGGACATCACAATGTCGGATTCGGGTCCCGTTCCGCGCAGCCATTCGCCGCTCGTCTGTGTCAGGGACTCGACGTCCACAATCCCGCTCCTTTGCAAAATTCTGCGTCGTCGAAGCCCGCCCGGCGGCCTGTTAAGCGTCGCTGGCCGCCTGGCTGGGAGTGATCTCGCGTTCGATCACCGAAATCTGGTCCCGCAATCGCGCCGCTTCTTCGTACATTTCTTCGTCGATTGCGGCTCGCAACTGGTTGCGCAGCCGGATCAACTGATACTGCTTCTGGCTGGCGTGCGGCGCCCGCTTGGGCACCTTGCCGACATGCTGCGTCTCGCCGTGGATATTTTCCAGCAGCGGCAGGAGCTCATCCTGAAAGGCGATGTAGTCATTCGGACATCCGAGCCGCCCCTGACTGCGAAACTCCTTGAAGGTGATTCCGCAACTGGGACAGACGTGCTGATCGAGATCTTCGAGCGGCTCTT harbors:
- a CDS encoding protein arginine kinase: MDVESLTQTSGEWLRGTGPESDIVMSSRIRLARNLASFPFPNRADDAARAEVELLLRGRLTDRPAGRRLNYLSLTGLETLDRQFLVERQLISREHSDERTHRGVAVSDEENVSVMVNEEDHLRMQVLRSGLALDECWQEIDRLDDALEADVTYAFSEQLGYLTACPTNCGTGIRVSVLLHLPALVITKEISKVFQALQKIGLAVRGLYGEGSQAMGDFYQISNQVTLGKSEEQLIATVKDVIPNILSYERRVRQALVKENRQGLHDQVSRAYGILRNAQTISSEETMHLLSSVRLGVNLGLIDDLEMQNVNELFIQTQPAHLQKIRHQRLESAERNVMRAAFIRQRLTEESTGPE
- a CDS encoding multiheme c-type cytochrome, which translates into the protein MSSELPAASAGGPPRVAPPRRVLIPAVGPRLKILMWCLFGVLALLGANSVYLSSVTVLDWSTGIDHKNWFYLWMILIHLGVGLLLVVPFLAFLAIHLLNTRLRKNRRAVRVGYALMIGSLVLLFSGLLLFRVPGLFDLKNPTARSVTYWLHVISPIACVWLYVLHRLAGKRIQWRLGVGYAGAVAVVVGGMLMMHNQDPRKWYQVGPASGEKYFSPSLARTATGGFIPAKALMNDDYCLKCHQDAYKGWFHSSHHLSSFNNPAYLASVRETREVSLKRDGNVQASRWCAGCHDPVPFFSGAFDDPKFDDVNHPTSQAGITCTACHSITNCNSTRGNADFTIEEPEHYPFAYSENPLLQWINNQLVKAKPEVHKKTFLKDFHKSAEFCSTCHKVHLPYELTHYKEFLRGQNHYDPYLLSGVSGHGARSFYYPEKAAKNCADCHMPLQPSKDFGAQFFAGAEKASIHNHMFPGANTGLAWLKEAGDAEKVHTDFLKGKLRVDIFGVRDGGGIDGELHAPLRPDVPELEPGKAYLLETVIRTLKMGHLFTQGTADSNEVWMDVTVTSNGTVIGRNGGISAESEVDPWSHFVNVFMLDKDGNRIDRRNPQDIFVPLYNNQIPPGAGQTVHYGLQLPEQLDGPVTVEVKLQYRKFDKPYMDFVTKNAKPGDKPIRGYEPGKPYLNTLPVITLAEDRVTFPVKGVTTAAENPKVEFPLWQRWNDYGIGLLLKGRAELRQAEQAFLEVEKLKRFDGPLNLGRVYFQEGRLDDATAAVIRAAAFTEPAAPPWTLAWLSGLVNLQQGRLKEAEQNFRKVLEDRTPEMEKRGFDFSKDYEVINLLGQTLFEQAKQLRDVSRKSDKDKLLNAAAEQFQKTLALDSENVTAHYQLQLLYAALGNAEKSAEHRALHAKYKPDDNARDRAFALARQKYPAANHAAEAVVIYPLHRDGAPGLAAQPAALNTGKTAQNGGVR
- a CDS encoding CRTAC1 family protein, with amino-acid sequence MTGEPLEEEERDDAVIGQALIWSGIVLTGAATIGLIAAAVWLLRPAPEFELAAPAVAPEVRETAGVEVPRLPFTDVTESSGLVWKFENGAAGEKLLPETMGGGVAFLDFDGDDDADILLVNSSRWPWDERPAPAAPPTMGLFRNDGQGNFADATQEAGLAVTFYGQGVAVGDYDNDGDPDLFFSAVGTNHLFRNDGGKYVEVTGDAGLAGDPAQWSTSCGWFDYDRDGDLDLFVVNYVRWTREFDASQDFQLTGGGRAYGRPQNFPGTFPYLYRNDGGGKFAEVGEAAGLHVKNPSTGVPAGKSLGVTFADFDADGWLDVMVANDTVQNFLFHNRKDGTFEECATLCGVAFDNDGNARGAMGLDTAHFRNSAEIGIAIGNFANEMSALYVSSEPTLQFTDEAISTGLGPQTRLELTFGTVFCDLDLDGRLDLVSANGHLEEDINKVQPSQFYEQPPHFFWNCGPEQSTEFVPIPPDKTTEDAYRRMVGRGAAFADVDGDGDLDLLFGSSGGSPRLLRNDQRLENHWLRVKLRGATCNRDAIGAQLELQLAERKEFAQVMPTRSYLSQVEPVVTFGLGTADRVEQLRIVWPDGRTSLHKDLPTDRQVEIAQPEGSVAAAPR
- a CDS encoding UvrB/UvrC motif-containing protein; the protein is MKKCGRCDKPAVLHITELQHGEVKGLLHLCETCAKEYLSHGQGSAPEAGLAEAELPEGEEPLEDLDQHVCPSCGITFKEFRSQGRLGCPNDYIAFQDELLPLLENIHGETQHVGKVPKRAPHASQKQYQLIRLRNQLRAAIDEEMYEEAARLRDQISVIEREITPSQAASDA
- a CDS encoding sulfotransferase family protein, which codes for MSATETITETVKRGAARGEAPAKTSQTPQGLFCMWHGLSFGRWMQLLGQHPPLSWRKALRIGSITGLSALNSSSNLLEQLLYGRKIARTRIEHPPVFILGHWRSGTTLLHNLMTLDPQFTYPNLYQTLFPQNFLLTETVVSTLTGPLIPKTRPMDNVAAGWKLPQEDEVALLLMTLLSPYLLLAYNTDRAKTDPYLELSEIPPHELDLWKRMFLYFLKKLTIKADKPIVLKSPSHTFRVPLLLELFPDAKFVYIRRDPYAVYKSSVHLRRTLFHENALAVPDESHIEQDALDWMEHCLRRYESTKHLIPPGNLHELRFEDLEADPVGEMHRLYDGLSFSGWEGVEPAIRAQLPELQSYKKNKFSSLPPDVRQRVYQRLRFAFEEYDYPDQLGEEAA